The proteins below come from a single Miscanthus floridulus cultivar M001 chromosome 1, ASM1932011v1, whole genome shotgun sequence genomic window:
- the LOC136450994 gene encoding uncharacterized protein isoform X2, producing MGHGCTARNERKRTRVVSECGGGTRREGGGTRPGPGRAQPVFLRSIQTSIDRVRGMQQQQQQEEEPVPPPAVADPDPPPPPDRGDASAAATQTLPSRNASSKYDFVKVKVWLGENADHYYVLSRFLLSRMLTVTKIPNHVAIKIALELKKLLVDNSLLDVSQSDLEANLFKLMEKRGYGEDYINRYKMMTRFHHQRVPLVILVCGTACTGKSTIATQLAQRLNLPNVLQTDMVYELLRTSTDAPLTSVPVWARDFNSPEELITEFCRECRVVRKGLAGDLKKAMKDGKPIIIEGIHLDPSIYLMDEEKRDGNSRTEKTVTDSENPGISVERKTEHQSKNGLAENRMNPMEENKNFVKIKESMLEEGRTSEGLSYAESHETKIHDSARSQEKNPKDESDGHKDLDQQKNNTTKKDKPAAEPIVVPIVLRMSDFDHKALLEEWIATRAFRDNCIPQDHRKLINNLKLIQDYLCSFESQGLTIVDISANSFPQTLDWLHSYLLQVQLHWF from the exons atgggCCATGGGTGCACTGCACGAAACGAGAGGAAGCGAACACGTGTAGTGAGCGAGTGCGGCGGCGGCACCCGACGCGAGGGAGGGGGAACGCGGCCTGGGCCGGGTCGAGCCCAGCCAGTGTTCCTCCGATCCATCCAGACTTCCATCGATCGAGTTCGAGGC atgcagcagcagcagcagcaagaggaGGAGCCAGTACCGCCACCCGCGGTCGCCGATCCCGACCCACCGCCGCCCCCCGACCGCGGTgatgcctccgccgccgccacgcagACGCTCCCCTCCCGCAACGCCTCCTCCAAGTACGATTTCGTCAAGGTCAAGGTGTGGCTCGGGGAGAACGCCGACCACTACTACGTCCTCTCCAGGTTCCTCCTCAGCAGGATGCTCACAGTCACCAAG atTCCTAATCATGTCGCCATCAAGATTGCCCTTGAGCTCAAGAAGCTGCTTGTCGACAACAGCCTGCTTGATGT CTCCCAGAGTGATCTAGAGGCTAATCTATTCAAG CTTATGGAAAAACGGGGATATGGAGAGGACTACATAAATCGCTATAAAATGATGACAAG GTTCCATCATCAAAGGGTTCCACTAGTAATTTTAGTGTGTGGAACTGCATGTACTGGAAAATCAACAATCGCTACACAACTTGCTCAGAGGCTCAATTTGCCTAATGTTTTACAG ACAGACATGGTGTATGAGCTGCTGCGGACATCAACAGA TGCGCCACTTACTTCAGTTCCCGTGTGGGCTCGCGATTTTAATTCACCCGAAGAGCTTATCACTGAATTCTGCAGAGAATGCAGAGTTGTACGCAAGG GTTTGGCTGGCGATTTGAAGAAGGCCATGAAAGATGGGAAACCAATTATTATAGAG GGAATACATTTGGATCCAAGCATTTATCTTATGGATGAGGAAAAGAGAGATGGTAATTCCAGGACAGAGAAGACAGTAACGGATTCTGAAAATCCAGGCATCTCTGTAGAAAGGAAGACCGAACACCAATCCAAAAATGGACTAGCAGAGAACAGAATGAATCCTATggaggaaaacaaaaactttgtcAAAATAAAAGAAAGCATGCTGGAGGAAGGTAGAACCAGTGAAGGACTATCTTATGCTGAGAGCCATGAAACCAAGATTCACGATTCTGCACGTTCTCAAGAAAAAAATCCCAaagatgaaa GTGATGGGCACAAAGATTTGGACCAACAGAAGAATAACACCACCAAGAAAGACAAACCTGCTGCTGAACCGATAGTTGTTCCGATTGTACTGAGGATGTCTGATTTTGATCACAAA GCATTGTTAGAGGAATGGATAGCCACTAGAGCTTTCAGAGATAATTGCATTCCTCAG GATCATCGGAAACTTATAAACAACCTTAAGCTTATTCAGGACTACCTTTGTTCTTTTGAGTCACAG GGATTGACCATTGTTGATATCTCAGCAAATTCGTTTCCTCAAACATTAGATTGGCTTCACAGCTATCTTCTTCAG GTCCAGCTCCACTGGTTTTGA
- the LOC136450994 gene encoding P-loop NTPase domain-containing protein LPA1 homolog 1-like isoform X1, producing MGHGCTARNERKRTRVVSECGGGTRREGGGTRPGPGRAQPVFLRSIQTSIDRVRGMQQQQQQEEEPVPPPAVADPDPPPPPDRGDASAAATQTLPSRNASSKYDFVKVKVWLGENADHYYVLSRFLLSRMLTVTKIPNHVAIKIALELKKLLVDNSLLDVSQSDLEANLFKLMEKRGYGEDYINRYKMMTRFHHQRVPLVILVCGTACTGKSTIATQLAQRLNLPNVLQTDMVYELLRTSTDAPLTSVPVWARDFNSPEELITEFCRECRVVRKGLAGDLKKAMKDGKPIIIEGIHLDPSIYLMDEEKRDGNSRTEKTVTDSENPGISVERKTEHQSKNGLAENRMNPMEENKNFVKIKESMLEEGRTSEGLSYAESHETKIHDSARSQEKNPKDESDGHKDLDQQKNNTTKKDKPAAEPIVVPIVLRMSDFDHKALLEEWIATRAFRDNCIPQDHRKLINNLKLIQDYLCSFESQGLTIVDISANSFPQTLDWLHSYLLQCIERGLLAACSESCNQGGN from the exons atgggCCATGGGTGCACTGCACGAAACGAGAGGAAGCGAACACGTGTAGTGAGCGAGTGCGGCGGCGGCACCCGACGCGAGGGAGGGGGAACGCGGCCTGGGCCGGGTCGAGCCCAGCCAGTGTTCCTCCGATCCATCCAGACTTCCATCGATCGAGTTCGAGGC atgcagcagcagcagcagcaagaggaGGAGCCAGTACCGCCACCCGCGGTCGCCGATCCCGACCCACCGCCGCCCCCCGACCGCGGTgatgcctccgccgccgccacgcagACGCTCCCCTCCCGCAACGCCTCCTCCAAGTACGATTTCGTCAAGGTCAAGGTGTGGCTCGGGGAGAACGCCGACCACTACTACGTCCTCTCCAGGTTCCTCCTCAGCAGGATGCTCACAGTCACCAAG atTCCTAATCATGTCGCCATCAAGATTGCCCTTGAGCTCAAGAAGCTGCTTGTCGACAACAGCCTGCTTGATGT CTCCCAGAGTGATCTAGAGGCTAATCTATTCAAG CTTATGGAAAAACGGGGATATGGAGAGGACTACATAAATCGCTATAAAATGATGACAAG GTTCCATCATCAAAGGGTTCCACTAGTAATTTTAGTGTGTGGAACTGCATGTACTGGAAAATCAACAATCGCTACACAACTTGCTCAGAGGCTCAATTTGCCTAATGTTTTACAG ACAGACATGGTGTATGAGCTGCTGCGGACATCAACAGA TGCGCCACTTACTTCAGTTCCCGTGTGGGCTCGCGATTTTAATTCACCCGAAGAGCTTATCACTGAATTCTGCAGAGAATGCAGAGTTGTACGCAAGG GTTTGGCTGGCGATTTGAAGAAGGCCATGAAAGATGGGAAACCAATTATTATAGAG GGAATACATTTGGATCCAAGCATTTATCTTATGGATGAGGAAAAGAGAGATGGTAATTCCAGGACAGAGAAGACAGTAACGGATTCTGAAAATCCAGGCATCTCTGTAGAAAGGAAGACCGAACACCAATCCAAAAATGGACTAGCAGAGAACAGAATGAATCCTATggaggaaaacaaaaactttgtcAAAATAAAAGAAAGCATGCTGGAGGAAGGTAGAACCAGTGAAGGACTATCTTATGCTGAGAGCCATGAAACCAAGATTCACGATTCTGCACGTTCTCAAGAAAAAAATCCCAaagatgaaa GTGATGGGCACAAAGATTTGGACCAACAGAAGAATAACACCACCAAGAAAGACAAACCTGCTGCTGAACCGATAGTTGTTCCGATTGTACTGAGGATGTCTGATTTTGATCACAAA GCATTGTTAGAGGAATGGATAGCCACTAGAGCTTTCAGAGATAATTGCATTCCTCAG GATCATCGGAAACTTATAAACAACCTTAAGCTTATTCAGGACTACCTTTGTTCTTTTGAGTCACAG GGATTGACCATTGTTGATATCTCAGCAAATTCGTTTCCTCAAACATTAGATTGGCTTCACAGCTATCTTCTTCAG TGCATCGAGCGAGGTCTTTTGGCTGCGTGTTCAGAAAGCTGCAATCAAGGGGGAAATTAA
- the LOC136451010 gene encoding expansin-B4-like, with protein sequence MGSLSLSLLLLVAAAAVSLLLASCAAAGGVSYNTSDAAGMQMQWGNARATWYGQPNGAGPYDNGGACGFKNVNQYPFMAMTSCGNQPLYRGGKGCGSCYKIRCSTSKHAACSGRTETVVITDMNYTPGVAPYHFDLSGTAFGKLAKPGRNDELRRAGIIDIQFARVPCEFPGLKVGFHVEEGSSQVYFAVLVEYENGDGDVVQVDLMEKGSRRWTPMRESWGSIWRLDSNHRLQPPFSIRTRSDSGKTLVARDVIPANWRPNTFYRSIVQYS encoded by the exons ATGGGGTCCCTCTCGCTCTCCCTGCTTCTGCTTGTGGCGGCCGCCGCCGTCTCCCTCCTGCTGGCCAgttgcgccgccgccggcggcgtgaGCTACAACACGAGCGATGCCGCCGGCATGCAGATGCAGTGGGGCAACGCCAGGGCCACCTGGTACGGCCAGCCCAACGGTGCCGGGCCCTACGACAACG gcgGCGCTTGCGGGTTCAAGAACGTGAACCAGTACCCGTTCATGGCCATGACCTCGTGCGGCAACCAGCCGCTGTACCGCGGCGGCAAGGGCTGCGGCTCCTGCTACAAGATCAGGTGCTCCACCTCCAAGCACGCCGCCTGCTCCGGCCGCACCGAGACCGTGGTGATCACGGACATGAACTACACCCCGGGCGTGGCGCCCTACCACTTCGACCTCAGCGGCACTGCCTTCGGCAAGCTGGCCAAGCCCGGCCGCAACGACGAGCTCCGCCGCGCCGGCATCATCGACATCCAGTTCGCCAGGGTGCCCTGCGAGTTCCCGGGGCTCAAGGTCGGCTTCCACGTCGAGGAGGGCTCCAGCCAGGTCTACTTCGCCGTGCTGGTGGAGTACGagaacggcgacggcgacgtAGTGCAGGTGGACCTCATGGAGAAGGGCAGCCGGCGGTGGACGCCCATGCGCGAGTCCTGGGGATCCATCTGGCGCCTCGACTCCAACCACCGCCTGCAGCCGCCCTTCTCCATCCGCACCCGCAGCGACTCCGGCAAGACGCTGGTGGCACGCGACGTCATCCCAGCCAACTGGAGGCCAAACACATTCTACAGATCAATCGTCCAGTACTCGTGA
- the LOC136450994 gene encoding P-loop NTPase domain-containing protein LPA1 homolog 1-like isoform X3 encodes MQQQQQQEEEPVPPPAVADPDPPPPPDRGDASAAATQTLPSRNASSKYDFVKVKVWLGENADHYYVLSRFLLSRMLTVTKIPNHVAIKIALELKKLLVDNSLLDVSQSDLEANLFKLMEKRGYGEDYINRYKMMTRFHHQRVPLVILVCGTACTGKSTIATQLAQRLNLPNVLQTDMVYELLRTSTDAPLTSVPVWARDFNSPEELITEFCRECRVVRKGLAGDLKKAMKDGKPIIIEGIHLDPSIYLMDEEKRDGNSRTEKTVTDSENPGISVERKTEHQSKNGLAENRMNPMEENKNFVKIKESMLEEGRTSEGLSYAESHETKIHDSARSQEKNPKDESDGHKDLDQQKNNTTKKDKPAAEPIVVPIVLRMSDFDHKALLEEWIATRAFRDNCIPQDHRKLINNLKLIQDYLCSFESQGLTIVDISANSFPQTLDWLHSYLLQCIERGLLAACSESCNQGGN; translated from the exons atgcagcagcagcagcagcaagaggaGGAGCCAGTACCGCCACCCGCGGTCGCCGATCCCGACCCACCGCCGCCCCCCGACCGCGGTgatgcctccgccgccgccacgcagACGCTCCCCTCCCGCAACGCCTCCTCCAAGTACGATTTCGTCAAGGTCAAGGTGTGGCTCGGGGAGAACGCCGACCACTACTACGTCCTCTCCAGGTTCCTCCTCAGCAGGATGCTCACAGTCACCAAG atTCCTAATCATGTCGCCATCAAGATTGCCCTTGAGCTCAAGAAGCTGCTTGTCGACAACAGCCTGCTTGATGT CTCCCAGAGTGATCTAGAGGCTAATCTATTCAAG CTTATGGAAAAACGGGGATATGGAGAGGACTACATAAATCGCTATAAAATGATGACAAG GTTCCATCATCAAAGGGTTCCACTAGTAATTTTAGTGTGTGGAACTGCATGTACTGGAAAATCAACAATCGCTACACAACTTGCTCAGAGGCTCAATTTGCCTAATGTTTTACAG ACAGACATGGTGTATGAGCTGCTGCGGACATCAACAGA TGCGCCACTTACTTCAGTTCCCGTGTGGGCTCGCGATTTTAATTCACCCGAAGAGCTTATCACTGAATTCTGCAGAGAATGCAGAGTTGTACGCAAGG GTTTGGCTGGCGATTTGAAGAAGGCCATGAAAGATGGGAAACCAATTATTATAGAG GGAATACATTTGGATCCAAGCATTTATCTTATGGATGAGGAAAAGAGAGATGGTAATTCCAGGACAGAGAAGACAGTAACGGATTCTGAAAATCCAGGCATCTCTGTAGAAAGGAAGACCGAACACCAATCCAAAAATGGACTAGCAGAGAACAGAATGAATCCTATggaggaaaacaaaaactttgtcAAAATAAAAGAAAGCATGCTGGAGGAAGGTAGAACCAGTGAAGGACTATCTTATGCTGAGAGCCATGAAACCAAGATTCACGATTCTGCACGTTCTCAAGAAAAAAATCCCAaagatgaaa GTGATGGGCACAAAGATTTGGACCAACAGAAGAATAACACCACCAAGAAAGACAAACCTGCTGCTGAACCGATAGTTGTTCCGATTGTACTGAGGATGTCTGATTTTGATCACAAA GCATTGTTAGAGGAATGGATAGCCACTAGAGCTTTCAGAGATAATTGCATTCCTCAG GATCATCGGAAACTTATAAACAACCTTAAGCTTATTCAGGACTACCTTTGTTCTTTTGAGTCACAG GGATTGACCATTGTTGATATCTCAGCAAATTCGTTTCCTCAAACATTAGATTGGCTTCACAGCTATCTTCTTCAG TGCATCGAGCGAGGTCTTTTGGCTGCGTGTTCAGAAAGCTGCAATCAAGGGGGAAATTAA